In one Brassica oleracea var. oleracea cultivar TO1000 chromosome C9, BOL, whole genome shotgun sequence genomic region, the following are encoded:
- the LOC106313980 gene encoding LOW QUALITY PROTEIN: putative transcription elongation factor SPT5 homolog 1 (The sequence of the model RefSeq protein was modified relative to this genomic sequence to represent the inferred CDS: inserted 1 base in 1 codon; deleted 2 bases in 1 codon; substituted 2 bases at 2 genomic stop codons), with product MLVLIFPISVVIGGGITTVVCLMQKFVDRGSDLQIRSVVALDHFKNYIYVEADKEAHVKEAIKGMRNIYANQKILLVPIREMTDVLCVESKAIDLSRDTWVRMKIGTYKGDLAKVVDVDNVRQRVTVKLIPRIDLQALASKLDGREVVKKKAFVPPPRFMNIDEARELHIRVERRRDPMTGDYFENIGGMLFKDGFMYKAVSLKSIIAQNVTPTFDELEKFNRPSENGEAEFGGLSTLFANRKKGHFMKGDAVIVIKGDLKNLKGWVEKVDEENVLIRSGMKGLPDPLAVNEKELCKYFEPGNHVKVVSGTHEGATGMVVKVDQHVLIILSDMTKEHVRVFADHVVESSEVTTGVXHDLVLLDNPSFGVIIRLENEAFQVLKGNPDRPEVALVKLREIKCKLDRKISVQDRYKVSTFTDWRCGLSFSTLIISCQLMRTXXGKQGPVRHIYKGVLFIYDRHHLEHAGFICAKCTSCIVVGGSRSGANRNGGDSLSRFSNFKAPAPVPPSPRRFQRGGMGYNAGGRGRGGRGGVEGEGDDSLLGTTVKIRLGPFKGYRGPVVEVKGDSVRVELEMKIVTVDRNAISDNVSVITPSRDISRYSMGSETPMHPSRTPLHPYMTPMRDSGATPIHDGVRTPMRDRAWNPYTPMSPPRAVCFIDVGSCG from the exons ATGCTGGTACTGATCTTCCCGATAAGCGTGGTGATAGGCGGCGGTATAACGACCGTGGTTTGTCTTATGCAAAAGTTCGTCGACCGAGGATCAGATTTGCAAATCAGATCTGTTGTTGCCCTTGATCATTTTAAAAACTATATTTATGTTGAAGCAGACAAGGAAGCTCACGTGAAAGAG GCAATCAAGGGCATGCGGAATATATATGCTAATCAGAAGATCTTACTTGTCCCTATAAGAGAAATGACAGATGTCCTTTGTGTTGAAAGCAAAGCTATTGATCTATCTCGAGATACGTGGGTTAGAATGAAAATCGGGACGTACAAAGGTGATCTTGCTAAG GTGGTTGATGTTGATAATGTGCGGCAGAGGGTCACAGTCAAGTTAATTCCGAGAATTGATCTGCAGGCTCTAGCTTCTAAGCTG GACGGAAGAGAAGTTGTGAAGAAAAAAGCCTTTGTTCCACCTCCACGTTTCATGAACATTGATGAAGCTAG GGAATTGCACATACGTGTTGAGCGTCGGCGTGATCCCATGACCGGTGATTACTTTGAAAATATTGGTGGCATGCTTTTCAAAGATGGTTTCATGTACAAAGCAGTATCATTGAAGTCCATCATTGCTCAGAATGTTACACCAACTTTTGATGAACTTGAAAAATTCAATAGGCCAAGTGAAAATGGAGAGGCCGAATTTGGTGGTCTGTCAACTTTATTTGCAAACAGAAAGAAAGGTCACTTTATGAAGGGTGATGCAGTCATCGTTATCAAGGGGGATCTAAAAAACTTGAAAGGTTGGGTTGAGAAAGTAGATGAAGAAAACGTTCTGATCAGATCAGGAATGAAAGGTCTCCCT GATCCTCTTGCTGTAAATGAGAAAGAGCTCTGCAAATACTTTGAGCCTGGAAATCACGTGAAGGTTGTTTCTGGGACCCATGAAGGAGCAACAGGCATGGTTGTCAAAGTTGATCAACATGTGCTTATCATTCTGTCTGACATGACCAAAGAACAT GTCCGCGTGTTTGCTGATCATGTTGTTGAGAGCTCAGAAGTGACAACTGGTG ACCATGATCTTGTCCTTCTGGA TAACCCTAGTTTTGGAGTAATTATACGTCTAGAAAATGAAGCTTTTCAG GTTCTTAAAGGGAATCCTGACAGACCAGAGGTTGCTCTTGTCAAACTCAGAGAAATCAAATGCAAACTCGATAGGAAAATTAGTGTCCAAGATCGCTACAAAGTGAGTACCTTTACAGACTGGCGCTGTGGGTTATCTTTCTCAACGCTAATTATCTCATGCCAATTAATGCGTACATAATAGGGTAAACAAGGTCCCGTAAGGCATATATATAAAGGAGTCTTATTTATATATGATCGGCATCACCTTGAGCATGCTGGATTTATATGCGCTAAATGCACATCATGTATTGTTGTTGGTGGATCACGTTCTGGTGCTAATAGAAAT GGTGGGGATTCATTATCAAGGTTTAGCAATTTCAAGGCACCTGCCCCAGTACCCCCATCCCCAAGACGATTTCAACGCGGAGGCATGGGATATAACG CTGGAGGGAGGGGAAGGGGTGGAAGGGGAGGGGTGGAAGGGGAGGGA GACGATTCTTTGTTGGGTACTACTGTCAAAATCCGCTTAGGACCTTTCAAGGGATATAGGGGACCTGTAGTAGAAGTTAAAGGAGATTCAGTGCGTGTAGAGCTTGAGATGAAGATTGTGACAG TTGATCGGAATGCAATATCGGATAATGTTTCTGTGATAACACCTTCTCG GGATATATCTCGGTATAGTATGGGAAGCGAAACACCTATGCATCCTTCACGGACTCCACTTCATCCTTATATGACTCCAATGCGGGACTCTGGAG CTACACCGATCCATGACGGTGTGAGGACACCCATGCGTGATCGAGCTTGGAATCCTTACACGCCTATGAGCCCACCTAG GGCTGTTTGTTTCATTGACGTAGGTTCCTGCGGCTGA